From Paenibacillus sp. V4I7, one genomic window encodes:
- a CDS encoding ATP-binding protein translates to MKSHSWRKRLVILVGLMIAAAALYVPISETISAKSGPQAVEGILDLRQWSLYEDGPVRLNGRWSMYWNQLLTETKVTSEKGVKPIFAQVPGEWKSYGLSGRGYATYRLTILTQGDSGTLALQIPAIAPAYRILVDGRVIAETGVVSSERTAVQAAYLPQTVSFDPPGKAFDLILQVANEIYPHGGIWYSLSLGTEQTMLALKERTGIVDMAVFGGCALLGLYQLALFANRRSERSALYFGICCLLGAIRIGAVGGMYIVQLYPNTDIRLLILLEYVTYYGGVTFALLFVRELYPKEFHPVVIKLLAGVGCAFIGTVILLPAEWYTRFNDLYKYVSLVSLAYILFGFAWAAWRKREGAWLQLLGWLLFGVAALHDILYSNGWIIWDDLQLVPYGFILLVFIQAMELARRFTNAYRIISRMSEQLIATNRMKDEFLANTSHELKTPLHGIMNLSLALMEEKAGSLNRHQQEQLEVVVSVARRMSNLINDILDLSLLKNSGIQLQCRAVDVRTVVSAQQEVFRHYIGDKPVTLNLNWQETLPYAHADESRLLQIVYNLIGNAIKFTPEGEVTVSAWAEGGNLHLAVADTGMGIEADMLETIFLSFEKVGTSVAREFGGTGLGLGIARRLVELHGGQISVKSEVGKGSVFTFTLPVSDGSLMEEVRLPSSLNLEAADMTAAWLETGATAAFIPGSGSKRDHMILAVDDDPINLRVLQAVLADEPYEIITAANGKEAMEILNRLGSRIGLVILDVMMPGQTGYETCLQIRQTYALFELPVLLTTVRNEQSDVVYGFEVGANDYLSKPFQAYELRARTRTLLEMRRSAEDAVRSELAFLQAQIKPHFLYNALNTIISLSLEEPQTAHDLLLNLSRYLRGSFDFKNKERLVPLRKELELVESYLQIEQARFGERLRIRYEVDEFASCLLPPLTLQPLVENAVRHGITKQEEGGTVTISVHSAPGYIILSVEDDGAGMPEWAQSILLKNYEGKGGVGLRNIHQRMLRIFGTGLEIQAGVAGGTKVTIRLPEAARNSKEE, encoded by the coding sequence ATGAAGTCACATAGTTGGCGCAAGAGACTCGTTATATTGGTCGGCTTGATGATTGCTGCAGCAGCATTGTATGTGCCGATTTCAGAGACTATTTCTGCTAAGAGCGGTCCTCAGGCAGTAGAAGGTATCCTTGATCTGCGACAATGGAGTTTGTATGAAGACGGACCTGTCCGACTTAACGGTCGCTGGTCCATGTATTGGAATCAGCTGCTGACAGAAACCAAAGTCACTTCAGAGAAGGGCGTGAAGCCGATTTTCGCACAGGTTCCCGGCGAATGGAAGAGCTATGGTCTGTCGGGGCGAGGCTACGCCACGTATCGGCTAACCATACTCACGCAAGGGGACTCCGGCACATTAGCGCTGCAAATTCCTGCAATAGCTCCAGCCTATCGCATACTGGTTGATGGTCGAGTTATTGCTGAGACAGGCGTCGTCTCATCTGAACGGACAGCCGTGCAAGCCGCCTATTTGCCCCAAACCGTTTCATTCGATCCTCCTGGAAAGGCGTTTGATCTTATCCTCCAAGTGGCCAATGAGATTTATCCGCATGGCGGAATCTGGTACAGCTTGTCGCTTGGCACTGAGCAAACGATGCTTGCCTTGAAGGAACGTACAGGTATCGTGGATATGGCGGTATTCGGTGGCTGTGCGTTATTGGGCTTATATCAACTCGCGCTGTTCGCGAATCGACGGTCGGAGCGTTCAGCCTTATATTTCGGCATTTGCTGTCTCTTAGGCGCCATCCGAATAGGAGCGGTAGGCGGGATGTATATCGTCCAACTCTATCCAAATACCGATATTCGGCTGCTAATTTTGCTAGAATATGTAACTTACTATGGAGGTGTAACCTTTGCACTTCTGTTTGTGAGAGAGTTGTATCCCAAGGAGTTTCACCCGGTCGTCATTAAATTGCTGGCTGGTGTTGGCTGTGCATTCATTGGAACTGTTATTCTGCTCCCTGCCGAATGGTATACACGATTTAATGATTTGTACAAATACGTCTCCCTCGTGAGTCTGGCATATATTTTATTTGGATTTGCATGGGCAGCCTGGCGGAAACGGGAAGGTGCATGGCTCCAACTTTTGGGATGGCTCCTCTTTGGTGTTGCGGCTCTCCATGATATTTTGTACAGCAACGGCTGGATCATCTGGGACGATCTTCAGCTCGTGCCGTACGGCTTTATCCTGCTCGTGTTTATTCAAGCGATGGAGCTTGCCCGCAGATTTACGAACGCATATCGCATTATCAGCCGAATGTCGGAACAATTGATAGCTACCAACCGGATGAAGGACGAATTTCTAGCCAACACTTCGCATGAGCTGAAAACGCCACTGCACGGTATTATGAACCTTTCTCTGGCACTGATGGAAGAGAAGGCGGGTTCGTTGAACAGGCACCAGCAGGAGCAGCTGGAGGTTGTGGTCTCCGTAGCTCGCCGCATGTCGAATCTCATTAACGACATTCTTGATCTGTCCCTTCTGAAGAACAGCGGTATTCAACTGCAGTGCAGAGCCGTCGACGTTCGCACAGTTGTATCGGCACAGCAAGAGGTGTTTCGCCATTATATCGGGGACAAGCCGGTAACGCTTAACCTCAATTGGCAGGAGACGCTGCCTTATGCGCATGCGGACGAGAGCCGTCTATTGCAGATTGTCTATAACCTCATTGGAAATGCGATTAAATTTACGCCGGAAGGCGAGGTTACTGTATCGGCGTGGGCGGAAGGAGGTAATCTGCATCTGGCGGTCGCCGATACCGGTATGGGTATCGAAGCGGATATGTTAGAAACGATCTTCTTATCGTTTGAAAAAGTAGGGACGTCCGTTGCCAGAGAATTCGGTGGTACCGGACTTGGGCTTGGTATCGCAAGGAGGCTGGTTGAGCTCCATGGGGGACAGATTTCTGTGAAATCGGAGGTGGGGAAGGGCTCCGTCTTTACCTTCACGCTTCCCGTCAGTGATGGTAGTCTCATGGAAGAAGTTCGGCTACCAAGCTCTTTAAACCTTGAGGCTGCAGACATGACGGCCGCCTGGCTGGAGACTGGGGCTACCGCGGCCTTTATCCCGGGTAGTGGTTCAAAACGGGATCACATGATTCTGGCGGTCGATGACGACCCGATTAATCTTCGGGTGCTTCAGGCGGTGCTGGCAGACGAGCCCTATGAAATTATTACGGCTGCGAACGGGAAGGAGGCCATGGAGATACTAAACCGTTTAGGCAGCAGGATCGGGCTAGTCATTCTGGACGTGATGATGCCGGGACAGACGGGGTATGAAACTTGTCTTCAAATTCGACAGACGTATGCGCTCTTCGAGTTACCCGTTCTGCTTACGACGGTACGCAACGAGCAGTCGGATGTGGTGTACGGCTTCGAGGTAGGTGCGAACGATTATTTAAGCAAGCCGTTCCAAGCCTATGAACTGCGGGCAAGGACGCGTACACTGCTGGAGATGAGGCGTTCCGCAGAGGATGCAGTCCGCTCGGAGCTGGCGTTTCTGCAGGCGCAAATTAAGCCCCATTTTCTATATAATGCTCTGAATACAATTATAAGCCTTTCACTGGAGGAACCTCAGACTGCGCATGATCTGCTCTTGAACCTCAGCCGTTATTTGCGCGGCAGCTTCGACTTCAAGAACAAAGAAAGGCTTGTTCCTCTGCGCAAAGAGCTGGAATTGGTCGAGTCCTACCTCCAAATTGAACAAGCCCGTTTCGGTGAACGGCTCCGTATCCGTTACGAGGTGGATGAATTCGCTTCTTGTCTGCTGCCGCCTCTGACGCTGCAGCCGCTCGTCGAGAATGCCGTGCGGCACGGAATAACCAAACAAGAAGAAGGCGGCACCGTGACGATATCCGTACACTCGGCACCTGGCTATATCATTCTCTCTGTCGAAGACGATGGCGCAGGTATGCCTGAGTGGGCGCAATCGATACTCTTGAAGAATTATGAAGGTAAAGGCGGCGTAGGACTTCGCAACATTCATCAGCGAATGCTGAGGATTTTTGGTACGGGTCTTGAGATCCAGGCAGGAGTCGCCGGCGGCACTAAAGTGACCATTCGCCTGCCCGAAGCTGCACGGAACAGCAAGGAGGAGTAA